AATGGTCCAATGTTTGTTGCTGCAGTTCGTTTTTTCCCAGATACTCCGTGTTCCTCGTTGGGTAAATAAATTAGCAAACAACAAAACGTTGTAGATTAATGTAATTTGCCATcaatatattgttattttatataattgACTTGtcgataaaatgtcagaacatagTGAACAGTTTCCGAGAGTCCagagtgatgtcttcaaatgtcttgttttgtccgatcaacagtccaaaacccagaaataTTTTACGTTTgtgtgaaacaaagaaaagcagcaaatcctcacatttgggAAGCTGGCGTAagagaatgtttgacattttgcttcGTAATTTACGTAATTATTAATAATCGATACTTGAAATTGTTGGTGaataatttttctgtcagtcaactgaaGAACTGAATTTCAACCTAACTGCTCTTTAGTGGTGGGCGATATGGATAAAGTCTGTCATGGTTTGTGTAACTTCGTATTGGGATGTTGATAAACAAATGACTtgaaagtgtcttttttttttggctaaccCAGTGAATGAAACACCtgaaaaatcacagcacagtatCATATTGACACAGTATTGCCATAAAACCTCCCTGCGCGTCAGTTTTTTCCCCTGACATTTACCACAGTGGCCAAATACAACCAGATATACTAAAAGAATAGCTACCACGGTGTAAACAGTATGGCCTATTGCGCCTACTTTTCCATCAAATTTGTGTTTCGTTTTAGTTTTTTGGAAGGCGTTAAATGGTGTACTGTGATATTAATGTCTGCTGATTTATACGTCATTCTGTTGCTGTGCAGGAAACAGTCTGATGCATGATGTGAGCTGTGAGGCATGTTAAAGCCTTTTGACACCTGGAAGTGGCTGCTGATATGGTGGACCTGAGACTGACCCTCAGGAGCCCCCAGTCACACTTTTTAATGAGAGTCTGGGGAAAACGTTGCCACAGATTATGGATCTAGGATACGATCTTCCATGAGTTACCAATTTCACAGCGCTTCAATCAAACAGCTGTAAGGAACATGGAGAGGGAAGCAGCTGAGAAGGAGATGGATGGTGTTACAGACACTGACGAGGAGATCCCTGATGGTGATCAGTGTGAGGCCAGACAGACTGATGATGACTGCGAGCAGGAGGACAAAACAGCCTGTCTCAAATCTCAGGACACCCCAAACCCACAAGCCACTCCACAAGACTCTGGAATTGGTGAAGCAGAGTACTGTGGATCTACAGAGGCCAAAGAAGATACTGAGGAGGCTTCAGATGGGTTGGAGCATGACAGCGCTGCAGAACACGAGAACTCGCAGGTTATAAGTCAAGGAGAGGATGAAACTGTGAAGGAGCAGCACATGAATGGAGAGTCTGGTTGGAGGAACGTGGGAAGTGGACGGAGGTGCAAACTGAAAAGTAGTGGTTCTTTCTCAGAGCATAGCAGTCAAAGTGCTTTTTCCACCATTCAAAAAGGCAATGTTATGTCCAGTGGTGGCCGGCACAAGCAGACCCGCAGAcgaaaccaccaccaccatcagcagAACCGGGGCCGCAGGCGGACAGGTAACCAGCTCGTCTTAGCTTTCAAGGAAATGCTGTCAGAGTCTCTCAGCTTCTGGTGCATCTCCTGTGTCCACATGATGATCGAGATTATCGTCACATTAACTCATAATTGTGGAGTTGGTGTGGAGACCGGAGGGGTGAAACTTTACAACTTTGGGCAGCAGCTTTTTGTAAAGATCACAGATGTACCCGGGATGAAGGCGGACGCTACTCGGATTCTGAAATGGACTAAATGCGCAGGTGCAGACCTGGTGGATAAAATTGTTAGGTCAGTGAAGTGGGTAAAGACAGCTGCCTTATCTTGTTTCAgacttttctttgctttggtTATTCTTGGGTCCCAGTGGACAAAGGGTGTGTTGGTCCGACTCTGTGGAGAGCGGGGAAAACGCTACTGGACAGCTTTTCAGGAGTCAAGGTTTTGGAAGAGGGCAGTGTCCCTGCTGGAGAAAGTTCGAAGCCGATTCAGGAGAGATGGCCACGTACCACCGTCCACTCCTGAGTCACCCGGCAGAGCAGGGAGGAGCCAGTCGGGCCAGGAGCTGGAGAGACTGCTGGCTTTGGCCGAGGTACCAGAGGACGAGCTTGACCCCTTTACAGTGCTCGGTGTGGAGGTGCACGCCACTGAGGCTGAACTGAAGAAGGCCTACAGACAGCTGGCTGTCCAGGTGTGTTTGAAGTGCCTGTGGTTGAGTGAAAAGTactttgtatttaaaatgttaccATTGGATGACTGCAATAATGACTAATAAACTGCATCTGAGGCCGAATATTTCTGCTTTACTCATGTAACCTTttcctctgtcctttctctTTCAGGTCCATCCAGACAAGAATAAACACCCACGAGCTGGAGAGGCATTCAAAGTACTGAGGGCTGCCTGGGATATTGTCAGTAACCCAGAGACACGACGAGAGTATGAGTTGTGagtacacagaaaaagaggTTTTCCTAggacaaaagcaaaataaaaccaaaaacagatcAAGATTcttcaaaaacatttactgtatttactagCCTTTTGTTACACTGGCACAATAATCTTGCAGTTGTACAGTTGTAATATCAGTTTGATAGAATTGAATGTCATCCTCTTTTTGTTAACCAAAGTAGTGTGAACGAGCCCCTCGGTAGACACTGACCTTGCGTTATTTCCAGTGTTCTTTACTTCAAAGAAAATCAATGTTTCCTGCACTTTAAATTTATACTGATTTAAAGTGCAGGAAACATTAAGTGATAGTGATAGTAAATAGAAATTCCGTAGGCCTGTAATGTTGTAGAAGAGCACCAACCAGTCTGTTTCGTTCCCACACAGGAAACGCATGGCAGCAACTGAGCTCTCAAAGTCCATGAATGAGTTTCTCACTAAACTGCAGGATGACCTGAAGGAAGCCATGAACACCATGATGTGTACCAAATGTGAAGGCAAACACAAGTATGTCGCTTCACAACCAGAGTCATCACATGTCTGCATCAGTTTTTTAGCCATCTCAGTCTGAACTTAAACAAGGTGTATTACACACAGCTGAATCATGTTCTGTGCTGCAGACTTTTCACTAGGGCTGTCTCCCTGTCGACTGGTGGATTGGTATGTCGATATGTTCTCGTCCGACCAAATTCTCATCGGTTGAACATTCGCTTTCATTaggagaaaagcgctacatcaattattataaaataattattcttaaagtgttttaatatgctgcaaatactagctttttatgtttttttataaattatttaggctaataaggctaccaggtagagtgcgCTCTGCACTGTGGCCTATTTAGTTAATCGAGAGATAAcgagcagattttttttatttccctgagaccaattgattggttgaagagtaggtatgATTTCAGTCAACCAAGACTTTCTTTGGTTGACCACAGCCCTACTTTGCACCGCAGTCATGTTTCCTTCACGAACTGTGTGCGTGTACAGGCGGTTCGAGATGGATCGTGAACCTGCTGAGGCCCGTTTCTGTGCTGAATGCAACCGTTGCCATAGTGCTGAGGAGGGGGACCTGTGGGCCGAGTCTAGCATGTTGGGCCTACGCATCACATACTTTGCCTGTATGGATGGCAAGGTGTATGACATTACAGGTGAAcattaggatttttttaaaagatgaccTGTCCTGCTCACCCATAACTAACCAGTTACACATTCTGTAGTTTGCATGAGCTCATTTATTGTCAGTATCTGTCAGTATCAGTATCTAATATTTATTGGttgtactttttctctctgtgaccTGCTGTGATGCTGTCATGTTTCAGAGTGGGCAGGTTGCCAAAGAATAGGCATTTCTCCTGACACACACCGTGTGCCCTATCACATCTCCTTTGGTTCAAAGAACAACAGCAACGCCACACGACACAGGTACGTCCCCTCAGGTGAAACAAGCGTTTAGAATTGATATATATGGGCCTTCAGGGACCATCGAAGTGCTCCTGTTATCATTCTTCCTCTTCATATTGGGTTGTTGTGACTCCATGGGagcataaacataaatatttcatcctcctcttccttatCTGTTTCTACATTTTGCCTCATAAACTGTTTTTTGCGGATAGATGTGGAGGATTTGACTTTTCTGTAATGTCCGccacagttttctgctttgacaGCACGAGGCAAGTGGTGATATGAAAATTTCAGTGGACACATTTTTTAGTCAAAAATTATTGGAATATATAATCTAATGATTGAGGGCAAAATTAGGacaaactggaaatgaaaaagaaacctGACAACTTTCTcttgaaaatttgaatttcttaaAGAAGACGTAAGAGTATGCCAACATGTaaatatatgaatgtaattttgacagtttcttccattatatcatcatcatctgtttttcagtctcTGCTGACAAAATATCTCCTACCACTGTGatacataaatgtatatttttaccAGCATCCGGCTGCGTGCAGTGTAGGAGGGGCTCCCCCTCCTGTTGTGCACTGTAATAATGatgttgacaaaaaataaacctatacagtttgtatttttaatcagGATGTACTTTATGTTCAAATAGATTATCATCCCACATCTAATGCACACCTCTTGTATAAAAGCAGTGAAGAGAATCATTGAACTTGAGTCTCCGGTGCCCAAGATCTCTGAACTTTACAACTTTTCCTTTCAGGACGCCCTCGGAGCACGCCACAGGTCCGGCCAACCCCGCCGATTTACAGGACTTCTTCAACCGCATCTTCAAAGGAGGACCTCCTAATGACATGGCTGCCAATGGGGGCTTCTTCCCCTCAGGTCCGCCTCATCATCACCCACCTGGTGCTGGAGCGCCCCCGTTCTCCCCGCCCCCAGGCCAGACAGGTTTCCACATGCCGGGGGGTCACCGGCCAGAGTCCAGCGAGATGTGGGCTGAAAGCGGCAAACCCcccaggaggaggaagaaggtcCGCAAGCCCTTCCAGAGGTGAAGTCTGTTGACTTCTCAGAGTATCAACAATGCAACACAGggaaacaataaataatggcCATGTTTGTCTCTCGCCTGCCTGTTGGCATGCCAAGATCTGAAATGGAGAGGATTCATGTGGGTAAGGCTGCGCTCAAATgagccagaggagagagagactggatcATAAAGAGGAGCCTGTGAAATGAATACAAGTATTGAAGGAGGGCTGAGGAGGTGGCAGTGATGGTGCTTTACCTCTCATTTCACCTTATTTTTTTGATGGTCTTTAAGATGACTGTAGCCTTGGCATTGAAATCCTTACCAGGATGCTGTAATGAAACACTTTCCTTTCATAATTTCCTGCCAAATCTTGCAATGCATGATTTATTCACTTGCATTTTAACACTTCAGTTCtctcaattttgtttttaatgttttgtacaaGGTTCGTTTAAGACATTGACTTAAGACTGTTGAAGAGGGTTGCAGTGTGAATTATGGCTCACTATAATCAACATGAGGAAGTTAAGATCTGCGCATCATCACTCTGTCAGTGTTACTCACGTTAGTGGCGTGTGGATCTGCCTCTAGATCTGCACCTCACCCACCATATTTCAAGAATGAATCCAAACCAACCAAACCCAACACATCTgaatgacatttacaaaaaacagcagcaaagttTGCAAACTTTTGTGCGGTAGCCACATTTTTATAGATGAGCTTTCCTGAGAGTGGCCAGTATTTACAGTTGGATCAGGGCATGGTGTGGTTCTCTGGTAGCAGGCCCACAGACGGCAAAAGAAGGCAAAAGCACTTTCAGAATGCCTGGCTTAATGGAAGTCACGTGCAGTCAGCCTCCTGCATTACAAATTCACTGAGACAACCAGCAGTCACACATATTTGTCCCAGGTGCTTTGTATGATTATTGTTACAAAATTTCCTCTGAAAAGCTGAGTTAACACAGAATTAAATATTACTTGGATCTTTATGTAGTGAGCAGATTTGTTCTCACTACAGCTTCAGTTTCAATCATTACATTTGATATAACAATccttttattgctttattgtATGTACAGCACAGTCATGCTATATCTTCTCATTCAGGATTTGTTATGTGAGAACTGGTGCTGATATTTGTGTGGCGATTACTGGAGAATCACATCCGGCATGAGAGACCACTCACTATAAAATTAGGTTTGTTTCGAAGGGTAACGGGCTCAAAATTCAAGAAGTTACATTTGAACATCTCAGACGCCCAGTCAGATCTAGTGAACAGAAGCCAGAGACAAGAACCTGTGAAGCAGTTGAGATGTAAAATCTGGACGTGATAAAGTGAAACTGATGAAAGGGCTTTATTTGGTTTGTGATGTACTGATTCTGCCTGCTGTTTACTGTGTCCGACCCAGATTGACATTATAATTACAGCACAGCTTCCAATCCAACAGCTGGAGTGAAATCAGTGGTGTTTCAAAACTTTATAGGTGACAcgttgacattttgaaatgttgatatacagtattttctgtacTGTTTAAAAGACCACAAAGAATAGATTTATACTTCCCCCTGTTGATCCACTGTGTAACTACACTATTGACTTCTGACTGAGTCTCAAACGCAttgatgtaatttaaaatcagaCAATTTGCTAATTTACAAACATTGAAGCAAACCTGACCAGTATGTAAACTTGCAACGTGATGTTTGATCTCTTTTTCTCATGGTGATCATTACTAGCTTCACAGGAAAAAGGCAGCAGTTTAAAAACAAGTTGCATCTGCATAGAATTATATAGTTGGTCAAACTGTTACTTAAATAACGTAACGttccaattttttaaaaattttacacCACTTTCATCAAGTTCCTTCCCCTTGTTAAGTGCCATTTTCTGTCTGCCATGATGTTTCTGGGGCACATTAAGCCAAGACCGTCATGAATGTCCCCCAATCCAGGAcaagacagttttaaaaaacaaagaaaaaaaaaaaaaaaaaaaaaaatctaccacaaaaaaaattaacgGTAAAAATAATTCTAACGCTGAAAGAAAAGAGCTTCGATTTGTTTCCATGCATCTGTAATCTCAGTGGTTCCTGGCATTTTATAATCAACAATATAAAAACTCTGACTTGTAAGTGTTGTGGCGATGTCTCAGCTGGTGTAGTGTCTTGAACAAAGGTTAAAACTTCCACCTGGATGTGGTTCAGCTTTCAAAGTGTCAAGGTCACAGGTTCACGGAAAATCTTATCTAAAACTAAATAGCTGATTTCCTTTTAATCTCCCTAGTGTTGTATGTAACAACATGAACGGGTCACAAAACCAATAAGTGGTTGTATTTTGGGTTTGGTTTCTTGAAATGGTTTTTGCATTAAGAAGAACAGAACACATTAATCTTCATCACAGGTTAATTTAAGAAACCAGAACTGTTATTGTTTACACCTGATATGTGAAGATTGTGAGACTATTGGTATAAGGCATTTGATAaaggctattttttttatattgacagTTGATGATGACAAATGTCATgttccttgttctttttttttttttcttttgggttaATTTGCACACCCACCCCTGTAATAACATCAGAGGGCTTTGAACAGTCATCAGTGATTTAGCCTAACCAGActcctccagctgcagctgagtAGGAAGTGTAGCTCACTAAGCCACAATTTTTTTGGTaggaaaatggattttaattgAGTTACAAATTTGTtggaaaacaacatttgagTTGCGCAACCATTAGACTCCCCTTACCACCCTGGTGAAGCCTGAATATCTGAACTGTTCTGTGGCATTGTAATGCATAATGTGGGTCTGTGTGCTCGCCTTAAAAGATGAACCTCTGTTGCAAATATTGTTTGAGTTCATTGAAGCAAGTTTGCCACATTTCTCCTCATGTCTCACATTGTTTTCCTCTTGTATATTTGGCCAGTTTCCTAGACATGGACTGACTTACTGTAAACTTAAGTGGCCCTTCCTATTAAATGAAATCAAGTCACAGTGTCTCTCACGGGTTGAGAGAGTAAAAATGTTCCCGGGTTAAGTTTATTCTggtaaaaacaatttgaaatccTGAAGGAAGATTGGAGCAAAGCCAAGACTATGAGGACTAAAATCTGATTTTCAAAGATGTCAGATGTCAGATGTTCAGATCGTTACTATGTGATAATCAGagaaaaagccacaaaaatgaCTTTGACAATATTTTCTTTAGCAACTTtgggacattttgtttttacatttgattttcttttccaacAACATGCAGTTTTTCTTCTTACATACTCGTTTAGACGTTGACCATCAAAGTTCTCATCcacattttcagaaaactggtttttaaaacacaatatacTGTCAAATATCTACTTCAGTCCCTGTCTAGGAAACTGGACCCACGTTAAGCAGAACACGTTGTTTTCCACATGTCCACCTTGACTTGAGAATGTACAGTGCTGTATGTTAAAGGTAGCAGTTCGAAGTCCAAGAAGTCAAAGGAAGAGCCAACACTtcagagttttttcttttcttttcaagtttttaacaaaatatgcagaagtattgcaaaaaaaatatctgacaatCATCAGGGTTTTTTGTAGGGAATTATGTGACGTGCTCCCTGGTTGgcaaacagttttaaaatatcgCTGTTGGGTTTCGTTCCCCCGCTTTCTctggttttcaaaataaagatgaTTTCCTATATGCACAATGTTTGTCCTGTTCTATGCTCAATATACACAACAAATGATTTAGAAGTTACTTAACAATGCATATCAAGAgttaaaaaacagtttacacacatacactgtcaAAGTAAAGTTGTACGCGTCTATAGCCTATTACCCTGCAGAGGTCCCATCCTTCAAATTTGcctaatatttcattttaatgtaaaccCTCGTTGAAAAGTGCGCTCTGTTACACCGTTTTACCTCATATGGCTTTTCCATTCTCTGACACTTATTAACTAACGGTGCTATGGCCATGGAAAGAGGGCAGGGCATGCGTATCCCTCTGCTCCTTACAAGGAGCAGTTTCTGAGAGGTGCAGATTCCTGCACAATGCTTGATTTGACGCTCGTTCCCTCTCTTGACTTATTATAGCCTTTTACAGGTTAGATAGGATGGAAAAAATGCAACATCCCTTTCCATAACCGCAACATAGACTCCAAGAAAAATCTTTTCAGAACAGTCTTGCGATGCCACATCACCTTTCCTCTGGCAGTGAAGCGTTCCTCAGCTGTCCTGCAGTGAGCACTCTAGTTCATCCTAGCTCTGACAATTTCTCTTTATGAACATGGAGACAAAATGGTTACAAAGCTTAgcaaatgtttaataaatgctCATCGGGTCTGAGCTTTGCAGAATTCACAAATAATGTTTAGTTTGTCGTAGCTGCCAGGAGGAAGTAACCAGAGTGAAAAACATTCTCTTATTGTCTAAACTTTCTGCTGTCCATTGCAGTGTTGTGTGGGAAGCTGTAAATCAGTGGCTCCCAAactttttctgccattttcctGTTTGGatgctgaaaaaacatttaggcCCGACATCCCAATTTGTAAATTTACTGAATTTTATTAACTGACAGCGTTGGGAACAGGAACTGcatgtttcttttccttcatgGCTCTGCTGGTACAGTGTATTGACAATGAACTCAAGAGCAAAACTGGCCCTCTCAGTTTCTGGATTGAACCGTCAAGTTTGATCCGTGAGCATCACCTGTTCGTGTTTACTTCcctttcaaaaaagaaaagaaatcttgCACTTTAAATTGTCAATTTGCTTTCTGAACAAATATGTCTAACCTGAATCTTGATAGCCTTACTAGCTTCAgagcactcttttttttcttttcttttttttaactgttccCAAATAAATTAGATTCGTTCAAGTTTTCTTCTGCTTAATGTTTTTCCCCCTGGTCAAACAGGCGCCGACCTCCAGTGCGGGAACCTCTgataaagactaaaaacaaaacaatatttgcaAATATTATTTGGCCCGAACCTGAAGCTTACCATGTAAAATTGCATATATatctggttaaaaataaaacactattaattctaattaaaatattttgtcctTCAATAccatctttctttcctctgatatagaaaaaaatgaatatgatcATACATGCAACAATAACCGCATCAGCTGATTACATCCACTGTGATTTTCAACTACAACTTGCCTTTCAGAGCCCCGAGGATGCTACGGAGCTGAGAACAGTCTCGATAAGCCACCAGGCCCCCATGGTTAGCCCAGCGGTCGGCTCCTTTACACTCAGTGTAAGGCTGGTGATAGGTCAGTTCCGTCTGGTGATCAGGTGCTCCAGGGCTGTTCTGTAGACTCTTAGCCAGCTCCACCACTCCCCCTCCGAGGGCTCGGAGCAGGGCGTGAGGGGCGCAGGAGTCCCACTTAAAGGTGCTGCCCTCTGAGAGGACGTAGACGTCGGCGAGGCCCTGAATGACACACAGGATCTTGTAGCCGGCTCCAGAGGCGTACATCAGCTTCTCAGGTCCGCACAGTGAAGTCATGGATTCCTTTACGACCGGCTTCTCACTGGAGCTGAGCACCACGGAGAGACCTCGCCCCCTTTCAGATCCACCTTTGGGCCGGGACAGTGAGCAGATGTTGACGTCGCCACTGGACACACCCCAGAAGTGCTTCCCCCTCCAACTGTGAATGCAAGCAAGCAGTGGAAAGGTGAGAATATTTCTACCTCGGGAGACACAGGGAGACGCTGCTTTGCAGCCTTCagaagttgacatttgtgatgAGGTTGCAAGTAAAGTTCCCtcctgatgactcttccatgcaGACCCTGTTTGTGCATCAACGCTGCACAGTGGAGCggtgcaccaccactcctgtGTTAAGCAGTCGtacagttttatctgaaagtgTACCTGGTCTTTCAGATCGTGTCTTGACTTCCACAGTCCCCTTAACTACTATTTCTTAATTAAATTTCGGAAGGTGAAAATTTCAACCTGGTAATCTTTTTTTAGCCCCCCCCCTGCTTTGTAAACGCTGGTTAGCTTCACTTTCAGGTCCTCAGTcagttgcttagaggagcccatggttgttgagtgttaccacTAAGTCTGtagagtcagagtatttatcaACTCTGGGCATGTTGTCAGCTGATCATTCCTAATGACGTTCTTAACCTGCCTTACAAGTCCTAACAAGTCAGATGAGACCTGACGTCTTAATGAAGTTTCGAGACTTTACAAGTAAAAAgacgctgttttttttttttaatttttaaatttttttgtttttttacttacCCTCCACCTGAGGGATCTTTGTAGTTGAACGGCTGGTTGATGACGCCCATGA
This genomic interval from Xiphias gladius isolate SHS-SW01 ecotype Sanya breed wild chromosome 21, ASM1685928v1, whole genome shotgun sequence contains the following:
- the dnajc14 gene encoding dnaJ homolog subfamily C member 14, with the translated sequence MEREAAEKEMDGVTDTDEEIPDGDQCEARQTDDDCEQEDKTACLKSQDTPNPQATPQDSGIGEAEYCGSTEAKEDTEEASDGLEHDSAAEHENSQVISQGEDETVKEQHMNGESGWRNVGSGRRCKLKSSGSFSEHSSQSAFSTIQKGNVMSSGGRHKQTRRRNHHHHQQNRGRRRTGNQLVLAFKEMLSESLSFWCISCVHMMIEIIVTLTHNCGVGVETGGVKLYNFGQQLFVKITDVPGMKADATRILKWTKCAGADLVDKIVRSVKWVKTAALSCFRLFFALVILGSQWTKGVLVRLCGERGKRYWTAFQESRFWKRAVSLLEKVRSRFRRDGHVPPSTPESPGRAGRSQSGQELERLLALAEVPEDELDPFTVLGVEVHATEAELKKAYRQLAVQVHPDKNKHPRAGEAFKVLRAAWDIVSNPETRREYELKRMAATELSKSMNEFLTKLQDDLKEAMNTMMCTKCEGKHKRFEMDREPAEARFCAECNRCHSAEEGDLWAESSMLGLRITYFACMDGKVYDITEWAGCQRIGISPDTHRVPYHISFGSKNNSNATRHRTPSEHATGPANPADLQDFFNRIFKGGPPNDMAANGGFFPSGPPHHHPPGAGAPPFSPPPGQTGFHMPGGHRPESSEMWAESGKPPRRRKKVRKPFQR
- the inpp1 gene encoding inositol polyphosphate 1-phosphatase; the encoded protein is MADLLRLLLRVAEKAANVARVCRQEAPLFQLLVQEKTGEDKNKKFVQDFKTLADVVIQEMIRHDVGAQFPEMAGFIHGEESNKFENGLGESVTVTVCGTEEETAALLATVLDGDRTAASLLARAIHQDPATVDASTDGLTVPLSPSELGIWIDPIDATSQYIEGREELLEEGHLSPSGLHCALVLIGVYLRSTGEPVMGVINQPFNYKDPSGGGWRGKHFWGVSSGDVNICSLSRPKGGSERGRGLSVVLSSSEKPVVKESMTSLCGPEKLMYASGAGYKILCVIQGLADVYVLSEGSTFKWDSCAPHALLRALGGGVVELAKSLQNSPGAPDHQTELTYHQPYTECKGADRWANHGGLVAYRDCSQLRSILGALKVFIRGSRTGGRRLFDQGEKH